In Tubulanus polymorphus chromosome 8, tnTubPoly1.2, whole genome shotgun sequence, one genomic interval encodes:
- the LOC141909576 gene encoding putative glycine betaine transporter, with translation MSHGHDNHAVVIDDEGPDDKNDSQRNGGPVVIEDKEPLDDACGCQGMYGGCFQTCFPDPDQTDIIAYDSIKDRSCWFRIPKIWIRFNPIVTCAAIVFIWGFVIFCMLEPKLTGDEFKKWKVFITKTFTWLYVGSQDIWALFIVVVYVKYGHVKLGKDDDEPEYGSATWFTMLFACGIGVGLFFFGVAEPVWHYVPEGGGNRYISDKSMPDNTLAQIAINLTLYHWGIHGWVVYCVMGMLMGIVSYRMGLPMTVKSCFYPLLGDKIFGWMGDAIDALSIITTLFGVCTSLGLGTIQLNTGLNLINPDIPISRISQIIIIWGITLLATASTLSGIGLGIRRLSELCFGVGMVIMLIVLFLDNTWYIMNLYTQSIGFYFQWLLQLGFHCDAFELAGKSHGGADRNRGYPDGESDGPELWMDWWTIFYWGWWIAWSPFVGMFIAKISKGRTVREFVNGTMTAPIIYAFFWMVIFGGIGIKMEREAAGAGLCCGHNLNVNITTSDPNVGQPIGNWLCVNSTCNPCSNQIINRQKTMYSDSSQFIARLNALNNIAKPQEMGVQLEDKRLTRLSCHSKEQMWFDVMDSYGSISGFLRIFSIIAIILYFVTSSDSGSYVIDCLAANGDKEPPRIQRVFWAFSEGATASALIWVGGKDALSSLQTVSVAAGLPFTIVICFACVALWRVLEVEGGNRDPYGPQFKVGMFDVLARPNAHNVIWVMANIFIAPYTFATVLAHTSNSTKKQCITITYTIFMATFMLTFLILVILGCIKSLGIYEVYAIGCVFLFAFCTVAGASRISMRTKYSIDGNMIEDMFCSIMYPMLAYQLSETMKEHGSSVFPGEFNDDGDEQIELKSK, from the exons ATGTCGCACGGTCATGACAACCACGCCGTCGTCATTGACGACGAAGGCCCCGACGACAAGAATGACTCGCAGAGAAATGGCGGACCTGTTGTGATCGAGGATAAAGAACCGCTTGACGACGCATGCGGGTGTCAAGGCATGTACGGAGGATGTTTTCAGACATGTTTTCCCGACCCGGATCAAACTGACATCATCGCATACGACAGCATTAAG GATCGAAGTTGCTGGTTCCGGATTCCGAAGATATGGATTCGTTTTAACCCGATTGTCACCTGCGCCGCGATTGTTTTCATTTGGGGGTTCGTCATTTTCTGTATGCTGGAGCCAAAATTGACCGGGGACGAATTCAAAAAGTGGAAAGTATTCATCACAAAAACCTTCACCTGGCTTTATGTTGGATCGCAGGACATCTGGGCTCTATTCATAGTTGTCGTCTATGTAAAG tACGGTCACGTGAAACTCGGTAAAGATGACGACGAACCCGAATACGGCAGTGCGACCTGGTTCACCATGTTGTTTGCTTGTGGTATCGGAGTCGGGTTGTTCTTCTTCGGAGTGGCCGAACCGGTTTGGCATTACGTCCCGGAAGGTGGTGGTAATCGCTATATTTCGGATAAATCCATGCCGGACAATACTCTGGCTCAGATAGCTATCAACCTGACTTTATACCATTGGG GTATTCACGGATGGGTCGTGTATTGTGTAATGGGAATGTTGATGGGTATCGTCTCTTATCGTATGGGTTTACCAATGACTGTTAAATCATGTTTCTATCCTCTACTCGGTGATAAGATATTCGGCTGGATGGGAGACGCTATCGACGCTTTGTCCATTATCACTACACTGTTCGGTGTCTGTACCAGTTTAGGTTTGGGCACGATTCAACTAAATACCGGACTCAACTTGATCAACCCTGACATCCCGATTAGCCGTATTAGTCAGATTATCATAATCTGGGGCATCACACTACTGGCTACAGCCTCCACACTATCCGGTATCGGGCTGGGAATTCGTCGATTGAGCGAGTTATGTTTCGGAGTTGGAATGGTGATCATGTTGATCGTACTGTTCTTAGACAACACGTGGTACATCATGAATCTCTACACGCAGAGTATCGGGTTCTATTTCCAGTGGCTTTTACAACTCGGGTTTCATTGCGACGCCTTTGAACTGGCTGGTAAATCTCACGGTGGAGCTGATAGAAATAGAG GTTACCCGGACGGTGAAAGTGATGGACCAGAACTGTGGATGGATTGGTGGACTATTTTCTATTGGGGATGGTGGATCGCTTGGTCTCCTTTTGTCG GAATGTTCATCGCTAAAATCTCCAAAGGTCGAACCGTCCGTGAGTTTGTTAACGGTACAATGACAGCGCCGATTATTTACGCTTTTTTCTGGATGGTCATATTCGGCGGAATCGGAATCAAAATGGAACGCGAGGCGGCCGGCGCCGGACTGTGCTGCGGACACAATCTTAACGTCAACATCACCACATCCGATCCAAACGTGGGCCAACCAATCGGAAACTGGCTTTGCGTTAACAGCACTTGTAATCCATGTTCGAATCAGATTATAAACCGCCAGAAGACCATGTACTCAGATTCCTCTCAGTTCATCGCTCGTTTGAACGCATTGAACAATATCGCAAAACCGCAGGAAATGGGAGTCCAACTGGAAGACAAGAGATTGACTCGTTTATCTTGTCATTCGAAGGAACAAATGTGGTTCGACGTAATGGATTCTTACGGAAGTATTTCCGGATTTCTACGAATCTTTTCGATTATTGCTATCATTTTGTATTTCGTCACCAGTTCAGACAGCGGTTCTTACGTCATCGATTGTCTGGCCGCAAACGGCGATAAAGAACCACCGCGTATACAGCGAGTATTCTGGGCGTTTTCCGAAGGAGCCACCGCGTCTGCGCTGATATGGGTAGGCGGAAAAGATGCCCTGTCTTCCCTACAGACCGTATCAGTTGCGGCAGGTTTACCGTTCACTATAGTAATCTGTTTTGCATGCGTGGCACTGTGGCGCGTTCTAGAAGTCGAAGGTGGTAATCGCGACCCGTACGGACCACAGTTTAAGGTCGGTATGTTCGATGTTCTAGCGCGTCCAAACGCCCACAATGTCATCTGGGTAATGGCTAATATATTCATCGCCCCGTACACATTTGCCACAGTCCTGGCGCACACAAGTAACAGCACGAAGAAGCAGTGCATCACGATCACTTATACCATATTCATGGCGACGTTCATGTTGACGTTCCTGATACTAGTAATCCTCGGTTGTATCAAGAGTTTAGGTATATACGAGGTGTACGCCATAGGCTGTGTGTTTTTGTTTGCATTCTGTACGGTAGCTGGCGCTAGTCGTATTTCAATGCGAACCAAGTACAGCATCGACGGTAACATGATCGAGGACATGTTCTGTTCGATTATGTATCCGATGTTGGCCTACCAGTTGTCCGAGACGATGAAGGAGCACGGCAGTTCTGTGTTCCCCGGTGAGTTTAATGATGATGGCGATGAGCAAATCGAACTGAAATCTAAGTAG